The DNA segment CTGGCGAACCGGTTCGACGCGGACGCGGTGGGGCGGCGGTTCGACGCGATGACCGGGGTGCTGGGGCTGGACCGGGCGCGTGCGGTGGCGTGGACACTGGGCCGGGTGCTCCAGAACGCGTGCTGGACGGTCGGGGACGGGGCGCGGCGGCTGGCGCCGGAGCAGGCGGAGATCGCACGCGTACTGCTGGGCCGGCGCGGGTAGTGCGGCCGGCGGTCTGCGGGGCGGGTGATCTACGCCATGCGCGGCCCCCGCGGGCGTTGTCAGTGGCGTGCGTCACGATGGGGGCATGGTGCGTGGTGGTGGTTCCGGTGGCGGTATCGCGGCGGCGCGGCGGCCGGAGGTGCGGTTGCCGCCGCTGGTGGAGTTCGACGGGGACGGCCTGGAGCCGGACGGGGATTACGACGGGGTGCGGTTCGGGTCCGTGGACCTGGCGGACGCGTCGGGGCGGGGCGCGCGGTTCATGGACTGCGCGCTGGATGGCTGCGCCCTGGACCGGGCGGCGCTGGGCCGGGCGCGCTTCATCGACTCGGTGCTGACGGGCGTTCGGGGGGTGGGCACGGATCTCGCGTCGGCGTCCCTGCGGGACGTGGAGGTCGTGGACGCCCGCCTGGGCGGGGTGCAGCTGCACGGCGCCGTGCTGGAACGGGTGCTGGTGCGGGGCGGGAAGATCGACTACCTGAATCTGCGCGAGGCCCGGCTGACCGATGTGGTGTTCGAGGGCTGTGTGCTGGCCGAGCCGGACTTCGGGGGCGCCCGGCTGAAGCGGGTGGAGTTCCGGGACTGCGTGCTGAGACGGGCGGACTTCAGCGCGGCGCGGATGGAGGCGGTGGACTTGCGGGCGGCGGCCGAGCTGGACATCGCGCGGGGGGTGGAGCGGCTGGCGGGCGCGGTGATCAGCCCGCTGCAACTGATGGAGCTGGCCCCGGCGTTCGCGGCCCAGATCGGGGTGCGGGTGGAGACGTAGAACGCGCCCGCGCGGGTGTTACGGGGGCGCGCGCCGGTGCGTACGGGGGCTTCGGCGCGTACGGGGGCGGGCTCCGGTCCGTACGGGTCAGAGGCGGGGGAAGCGGGACTGGAGGGTCCAGATCGTCGGGTTGTCGGCCAGGCCCTCGTGCATGTCGGCCAGGTCGGCGATCAGGTCGTGCAGGAAGTCGCGGGCCTC comes from the Streptomyces sp. NBC_00525 genome and includes:
- a CDS encoding pentapeptide repeat-containing protein — translated: MVRGGGSGGGIAAARRPEVRLPPLVEFDGDGLEPDGDYDGVRFGSVDLADASGRGARFMDCALDGCALDRAALGRARFIDSVLTGVRGVGTDLASASLRDVEVVDARLGGVQLHGAVLERVLVRGGKIDYLNLREARLTDVVFEGCVLAEPDFGGARLKRVEFRDCVLRRADFSAARMEAVDLRAAAELDIARGVERLAGAVISPLQLMELAPAFAAQIGVRVET